The proteins below come from a single Rosa rugosa chromosome 2, drRosRugo1.1, whole genome shotgun sequence genomic window:
- the LOC133731712 gene encoding E3 ubiquitin-protein ligase At1g63170-like isoform X2 produces MAVNVRTRSSRPLPSTFLIRMAMRISRARWFTFLRRVFHYQNGSRSDLGSNPFNSSTWMMMEFIVLVVQISITTIILAVSEREKPVWPMRIWIVGYDIGCVLNLLLLFGRYRLLYLTQADGFNLSDIEQQRGVEESRTTHLMNRCRTSLELFFAIWFVMGNVWVFDSRFSSFPGAPKLHVLCIALLAWNAISYSFPFLLFVLLCCCVPLINSMLGYNMNMGSIDKAASDDQISQLPSWRYKEVNTSIELGNDRNSDLTNEDPDCCICLAKYRDKEEVRQLPCSHMFHLKCVDQWLRIISCCPLCKQELQR; encoded by the exons ATGGCTGTGAATGTGAGGACCAGGTCTTCTAGACCTCTTCCTTCTACATTCTTGATCAGAATGGCTATGAGGATATCTAGAGCAAGGTGGTTCACCTTCTTGAGAAGAGTGTTCCACTACCAAAATGGGTCGAGGTCTGATCTTGGATCGAACCCTTTTAATTCCAGCACTTGGATGATGATGGAGTTCATAGTTTTGGTCGTTCAGATAAGCATCACGACGATTATTCTGGCTGTTTCGGAGAGGGAGAAGCCGGTTTGGCCTATGAGAATTTGGATTGTTGGGTATGATATAGGCTGTGTTCTCAATTTGCTGCTACTATTTGGTCGTTACAGGCTACTTTATCTCACTCAAGCAGATGGTTTCAACCTTTCGGATATAGAACAACAAAGAGGTGTTGAAGAATCCAG GACAACACATTTGATGAACAGGTGTAGAACCTCACTTGAGCTATTCTTTGCAATATGGTTTGTAATGGGTAATGTTTGGGTGTTTGATTCTCGGTTTAGCTCATTCCCTGGAGCCCCAAAACTCCATGTGCTCTGCATTGCTCTGCTTGCTTGGAATGCAATCAGCTACTCTTTTCCATTCCTACTGTTTGTGTTGCTGTGTTGCTGTGTTCCTCTAATTAACAGCATGCTTGGATACAACATGAACATGGGCTCCATTGATAAAGCAGCATCTGATGACCAAATCTCTCAGCTACCTAGCTGGAGATATAAGGAAGTTAACACCTCCATAGAGCTGGGAAATGATCGCAACTCAGACCTCACAAATGAAGATCCA GACTGCTGCATTTGCCTGGCCAAGTATAGGGACAAAGAAGAAGTGAGGCAGTTGCCATGTTCGCATATGTTTCACCTCAAGTGTGTCGATCAGTGGCTTCGGATCATATCTTGCTGCCCTCTTTGCAAGCAAGAACTGCAGAGATAA
- the LOC133732684 gene encoding F-box/kelch-repeat protein At3g06240-like, producing MLHCVDLPEDVLVKILCRLPVKYLIRFTCVSKRWRSVVTSDPQFAKSHLQLALQQGTLRHRVLASAYYFDFNLVRLYDDVPTRFQSFEDNSSVRTLTYPTEENNYPQIVVSCNGLVLLAESTTSQFNNLYIWNPSTRFSRKIPHLPEGDLFYISLGHVSATNDYKVVLIPHSGSSGHVYSLREKIWKVVEVPPSHSWSSPVGTYSNGAIHWVNYCTPENSERVIYAFDLAKEEFGKVALPDSFQNGYDMNGRTIRTQVHLGGCLCVSSDADHGLIEFWVMTEYGVPESWVKLFQFEVRDLRKVSAHSYYGCSPIFVTEGGTVLMKFSDKMEFFKIERSKEGKLVCSRRYRLEEEVHGCKYISHATVYDETLVSIPE from the coding sequence ATGTTGCACTGCGTTGATCTCCCTGAAGATGTTCTAGTGAAGATTCTGTGTCGGTTGCCGGTCAAATATTTGATCCGCTTCACCTGTGTGTCGAAACGGTGGCGTTCTGTTGTCACTTCTGACCCTCAGTTTGCCAAATCCCACCTCCAGCTAGCATTACAGCAGGGAACCCTCCGTCATAGAGTCCTCGCCTCTGCCTATTATTTTGACTTTAATTTAGTAAGACTCTACGATGATGTACCCACTCGATTTCAATCATTTGAAGATAATTCTTCAGTCAGAACTCTAACCTACCCAACAGAGGAGAATAATTATCCACAAATAGTTGTTTCCTGCAATGGTTTGGTTCTTCTAGCTGAATCCACTACCAGTCAGTTTAATAACTTGTATATCTGGAACCCATCAACCAGATTTTCCCGCAAAATTCCTCATCTGCCAGAAGGGGACCTATTCTATATAAGTCTTGGTCATGTTTCAGCCACAAATGACTACAAAGTTGTCCTAATACCGCATTCTGGTAGTTCTGGTCATGTTTACTCACTCAGAGAAAAGATTTGGAAAGTTGTTGAAGTTCCTCCTTCACACAGCTGGAGTAGCCCTGTGGGGACTTATTCAAATGGAGCAATTCATTGGGTCAACTACTGCACGCCAGAGAATTCTGAGAGAGTTATCTATGCTTTTGATTTGGCGAAGGAGGAGTTCGGAAAAGTAGCATTGCCTGATTCATTCCAAAATGGATATGACATGAATGGGAGAACGATAAGAACTCAGGTTCATTTAGGAGGATGCCTTTGTGTATCTTCTGATGCCGATCATGGGCTTATTGAATTCTGGGTCATGACAGAGTATGGTGTGCCTGAATCTTGGGTTAAACTCTTTCAGTTTGAGGTAAGGGATTTACGAAAAGTCTCTGCACACTCATACTATGGTTGTAGTCCTATTTTTGTGACAGAAGGCGGCACAGTTTTGATGAAATTTTCTGACAAGATGGAGTTTTTTAAGATCGAACGCTCCAAGGAAGGGAAGCTGGTCTGCAGCCGTCGATATAGGCTTGAGGAGGAGGTGCATGGGTGCAAGTATATATCTCATGCGACTGTATATGATGAAACTCTAGTTTCGATACCCGAATGA
- the LOC133732148 gene encoding F-box/kelch-repeat protein At3g06240-like yields the protein MSEKKKKKNVVFDLPEDIIVKILCRLPVKTLIRFTCVSKRWRSIVSSDPQFAKSQLNLASQQKALCHRFLVSILSLLEAHIQCRCDFLDSSVKKAALSQLHTKFRTLDLEAPTQFGNASSVKILSSPFDGLVRPMATCNGLVILGDVHCTNLSIWNPSTAFFRKIPDPGIWAKMTTKNGNRRWAVFVCCGFGYVSATDDYKFVILLHDLPFLLGVHIFSVRDNSWKIVQVPGIHDDWIFSSKGVLSNEVLHWITENRTNELVISAFDLAEEEFQKESLLFPADVDCNIYDPDYNIRDPWKRIELGCLDGCLCIHSLNTKAGGDIEVWVLREYRVLESWIKLSKFSVDDIPGVFVSQIPLFQFFVSESGTAFINSDFKELVRIECHKEEKPVLSGQYKIEKWEPLNLGLWEQILESFRKEKEDANFFSVMFYDETLVSVPE from the coding sequence AtgtcagagaagaagaagaagaagaatgttgTCTTTGATCTCCCTGAAGATATTATTGTAAAGATTCTATGTAGGTTGCCTGTCAAAACTTTGATTCGATTCACTTGTGTGTCAAAACGTTGGCGTTCTATAGTAAGCTCTGACCCTCAGTTTGCTAAATCCCAACTCAATCTAGCATCTCAGCAGAAAGCCCTCTGTCATAGATTTCTAGTCAGCATCCTCTCTCTACTTGAAGCCCATATCCAGTGTCGATGCGACTTCTTAGATTCTTCAGTAAAAAAGGCAGCATTGTCCCAACTCCACACTAAGTTTCGAACCTTAGATTTGGAAGCGCCCACTCAATTTGGAAATGCTTCTTCGGTCAAGATTCTCAGCTCCCCATTTGATGGGCTTGTCAGGCCAATGGCTACTTGCAATGGTTTGGTAATTCTAGGTGATGTCCATTGTACAAACTTGTCTATCTGGAACCCTTCAACTGCATTCTTCCGCAAAATACCTGATCCAGGTATTTGGGCAAAAATGACAACCAAGAATGGAAACAGAAGATGGGCAGTTTTTGTATGTTGTGGTTTTGGGTATGTGTCAGCAACTGATGACTACAAATTTGTTATTCTACTCCATGATTTACCTTTTTTGTTGGGTGTTCACATTTTCTCGGTGAGAGATAATTCATGGAAAATTGTTCAAGTCCCAGGCATTCACGACGACTGGATCTTCAGCAGCAAGGGGGTTCTTTCAAATGAAGTACTCCATTGGATCACTGAGAACAGAACTAATGAGCTAGTTATCTCTGCTTTCGATTTGGCTGAGGAGGAGTTCCAGAAAGAGTCGTTGCTATTCCCTGCGGATGTAGACTGCAACATTTATGATCCAGACTACAACATTCGTGATCCGTGGAAACGGATAGAACTGGGGTGTTTAGATGGATGCCTTTGCATACACTCTCTGAATACTAAAGCTGGTGGGGATATTGAAGTCTGGGTTTTGAGAGAATACAGAGTACTTGAATCATGGATCAAACTCTCTAAATTTAGTGTAGACGATATTCCAGGTGTGTTTGTTTCACAAATTcctttgtttcaatttttcgTTTCGGAAAGTGGTACTGCTTTCATCAATTCAGATTTCAAGGAGTTGGTCAGAATTGAATGCCACAAAGAAGAGAAGCCGGTTTTGAGTGGTCAGTATAAGATTGAGAAGTGGGAGCCCTTGAATTTAGGTTTATGGGAGCAAATTCTTGAAAGTTTTCGGAAGGAAAAGGAGGATGCCAATTTTTTTTCGGTGATGTTTTACGATGAAACTTTAGTTTCAGTTCCTGAATGA
- the LOC133730237 gene encoding sugar carrier protein C-like — MPAVGIARGGGKEYAGKLTGYVLVTCIIAAMGGLIFGYDIGISGGVTSMDSFLKKFFPSVYRKKELDKSTNQYCQYDSQTLTMFTSSLYLAALMASVVAATVTRKCGRRLSMYFGGLLFCAGAIINGAAHAVWMLILGRILLGFGIGFSNQSVPLYLSEMAPSKSRGALNICFQLSITVGILVANLLNYFFAKIEGGWGWRLSLGGAMVPALIITVGSLILPDTPNSMIERGQHEEAKTQLRRIRGVDDVSEEFNDLVIASDESKKIEDPWKNLLQRKYRPQLCMAILIPFFQQLTGINVIMFYAPVLFNTIGFGSDASLISAVITGLVNVAATIVSMYGVDKWGRRKLFLEGGTQMLICQIVVAACIGAKFGLDGNAGNLPKWYAIVVVVFICTYVAGFAWSWGPLGWLVPSEIFPLEIRSAAQSVNVSVNMIFTFIVAQVFLTMLCHMKFGLFIFFAFFVCVMSVFVYFFLPETKGIPIEEMSRVWKQHWYWKRFVTDEDYPNDGYEMSKSTIFNIV, encoded by the coding sequence ATGCCTGCCGTAGGTATTGCCAGAGGTGGGGGCAAGGAGTATGCCGGAAAACTCACCGGCTATGTTCTGGTAACATGCATCATCGCCGCCATGGGAGGGCTGATTTTCGGCTACGACATTGGAATCTCCGGTGGTGTAACGTCCATGGACTCGTTCCTGAAAAAGTTCTTTCCTTCTGTGTACCGTAAGAAGGAGCTGGACAAGTCTACCAACCAGTACTGCCAGTATGACAGTCAGACGTTGACCATGTTCACGTCTTCCTTATACTTGGCTGCTCTCATGGCCTCAGTTGTGGCAGCCACCGTGACTCGGAAGTGTGGCCGGAGATTGTCCATGTACTTCGGTGGTCTTCTCTTCTGCGCCGGCGCCATCATCAATGGCGCTGCGCATGCTGTGTGGATGTTGATTCTTGGCCGGATACTCCTCGGTTTCGGTATCGGATTCTCCAATCAGTCTGTGCCACTCTACTTGTCTGAGATGGCGCCATCCAAGTCCAGAGGAGCTCTCAACATCTGTTTCCAGCTTTCTATCACAGTTGGTATCCTTGTCGCCAATTTGTTGAATTACTTCTTTGCCAAGATAGAGGGCGGTTGGGGATGGCGTTTGAGTTTGGGTGGTGCAATGGTCCCTGCCCTTATCATCACCGTTGGCTCCCTAATATTACCAGACACACCAAACTCTATGATCGAGCGCGGCCAGCACGAGGAGGCCAAGACCCAACTCCGGAGGATTCGCGGTGTTGATGATGTCAGCGAGGAGTTCAATGACCTTGTTATAGCTAGCGATGAGTCCAAGAAGATAGAGGATCCATGGAAGAATCTGCTCCAGAGGAAGTACAGGCCCCAGCTTTGCATGGCAATTCTGATTCCATTCTTTCAGCAGCTTACCGGTATCAATGTGATCATGTTCTATGCTCCTGTGTTGTTCAACACAATTGGTTTCGGAAGTGATGCTTCTCTCATATCGGCTGTGATCACCGGACTTGTTAATGTTGCTGCAACAATCGTTTCGATGTATGGTGTTGATAAGTGGGGAAGGAGGAAGCTCTTCCTTGAGGGAGGAACTCAAATGTTGATATGCCAAATAGTTGTGGCGGCTTGCATTGGTGCAAAATTTGGATTGGATGGAAATGCCGGTAACTTGCCAAAGTGGTATGCAATTGTTGTGGTAGTTTTCATCTGCACATATGTAGCAGGGTTTGCTTGGTCATGGGGTCCTCTAGGGTGGCTAGTCCCTAGTGAAATCTTTCCCTTGGAAATCCGATCAGCTGCTCAGAGTGTCAATGTCTCAGTCAACATGATCTTCACCTTCATTGTCGCTCAAGTCTTCTTGACAATGTTGTGCCACATGAAATTCGggctcttcatcttcttcgcaTTCTTCGTGTGTGTCATGTCCGTTTTCGTGTACTTTTTCTTGCCCGAGACAAAGGGGATCCCAATTGAAGAGATGAGCAGGGTGTGGAAGCAGCATTGGTACTGGAAGAGATTTGTTACCGATGAAGACTACCCCAACGATGGTTATGAGATGAGCAAGTCAACAATTTTCAACATTGTGTAA
- the LOC133731712 gene encoding E3 ubiquitin-protein ligase At1g63170-like isoform X1, with amino-acid sequence MHSTHYLFQPDSMCNSASAVSFSSSSPGENRMAVNVRTRSSRPLPSTFLIRMAMRISRARWFTFLRRVFHYQNGSRSDLGSNPFNSSTWMMMEFIVLVVQISITTIILAVSEREKPVWPMRIWIVGYDIGCVLNLLLLFGRYRLLYLTQADGFNLSDIEQQRGVEESRTTHLMNRCRTSLELFFAIWFVMGNVWVFDSRFSSFPGAPKLHVLCIALLAWNAISYSFPFLLFVLLCCCVPLINSMLGYNMNMGSIDKAASDDQISQLPSWRYKEVNTSIELGNDRNSDLTNEDPDCCICLAKYRDKEEVRQLPCSHMFHLKCVDQWLRIISCCPLCKQELQR; translated from the exons ATGCATAGTACCCATTACCTTTTCCAACCAGATTCAATGTGTAACTCTGCCAGTGCTGTTTCGTTTTCATCGAGTTCTCCAGGAGAGAATCGAATGGCTGTGAATGTGAGGACCAGGTCTTCTAGACCTCTTCCTTCTACATTCTTGATCAGAATGGCTATGAGGATATCTAGAGCAAGGTGGTTCACCTTCTTGAGAAGAGTGTTCCACTACCAAAATGGGTCGAGGTCTGATCTTGGATCGAACCCTTTTAATTCCAGCACTTGGATGATGATGGAGTTCATAGTTTTGGTCGTTCAGATAAGCATCACGACGATTATTCTGGCTGTTTCGGAGAGGGAGAAGCCGGTTTGGCCTATGAGAATTTGGATTGTTGGGTATGATATAGGCTGTGTTCTCAATTTGCTGCTACTATTTGGTCGTTACAGGCTACTTTATCTCACTCAAGCAGATGGTTTCAACCTTTCGGATATAGAACAACAAAGAGGTGTTGAAGAATCCAG GACAACACATTTGATGAACAGGTGTAGAACCTCACTTGAGCTATTCTTTGCAATATGGTTTGTAATGGGTAATGTTTGGGTGTTTGATTCTCGGTTTAGCTCATTCCCTGGAGCCCCAAAACTCCATGTGCTCTGCATTGCTCTGCTTGCTTGGAATGCAATCAGCTACTCTTTTCCATTCCTACTGTTTGTGTTGCTGTGTTGCTGTGTTCCTCTAATTAACAGCATGCTTGGATACAACATGAACATGGGCTCCATTGATAAAGCAGCATCTGATGACCAAATCTCTCAGCTACCTAGCTGGAGATATAAGGAAGTTAACACCTCCATAGAGCTGGGAAATGATCGCAACTCAGACCTCACAAATGAAGATCCA GACTGCTGCATTTGCCTGGCCAAGTATAGGGACAAAGAAGAAGTGAGGCAGTTGCCATGTTCGCATATGTTTCACCTCAAGTGTGTCGATCAGTGGCTTCGGATCATATCTTGCTGCCCTCTTTGCAAGCAAGAACTGCAGAGATAA
- the LOC133732004 gene encoding F-box/kelch-repeat protein At3g23880-like: protein MSKEEEEEVVFDLPEDVLVKILCRLPVKSLIRFTCVSKRWRSLIISDSQFARFTFEVASQTRTLRPRLLLCTYPYTRGYCPRFEWEPSRFECLGDLDMPCFWGNSPVHRPRFVWEPSRLTVPPEVGIERVIASCNGLVVLGNVYRSYTNLSVWNPSTGFFRKIPSPEFLLEKGRCISSATCGFGHVMATDYYKLVFFEPLDFAVHIFSTNDSSWRVFRAPHLSFPHYYGRALLVSNGAIHWVSRTGIGEPAISAFDLADEKFRQLPLPRVMIENEDMNARPIGTQVLKGGHLCVWSNGEFWVMKEYAVPESWVKMFQFSVLDLPDVFASTSGWIPVFVTQGGTVVILLDKELVRIECHRERKPVCSGRYKIEGAMQGLFQYAATVYDETLLSV from the coding sequence ATGTcgaaagaggaggaggaggaggtggtttTCGATCTCCCTGAAGATGTTCTAGTCAAGATTCTGTGCCGGTTGCCCGTCAAGTCTTTGATCCGGTTCACTTGTGTCTCGAAACGGTGGCGTTCTCTGATCATTTCCGACTCTCAGTTTGCCAGATTCACTTTTGAAGTTGCATCTCAGACTAGAACCCTCCGTCCACGACTCCTCCTCTGCACCTACCCTTATACTCGAGGTTATTGTCCTAGATTTGAATGGGAACCCTCTCGATTTGAGTGTTTAGGAGACTTGGACATGCCTTGTTTCTGGGGAAATTCACCGGTTCACCGTCCCAGATTTGTATGGGAACCTTCTCGACTGACCGTCCCGCCGGAGGTCGGAATCGAAAGGGTAATAGCTTCATGCAACGGTTTGGTGGTTCTAGGCAACGTGTATAGGTCTTACACCAATTTGTCAGTGTGGAACCCATCAACTGGATTCTTCCGCAAGATACCGAGTCCAGAGTTTTTGTTGGAAAAGGGAAGATGTATTAGCTCTGCAACTTGCGGTTTTGGTCATGTCATGGCCACTGATTACTACAAACTTGTTTTCTTTGAACCCCTAGATTTTGCAGTTCACATATTTTCAACCAATGATAGCTCATGGAGAGTTTTCAGAGCTCCTCACTTGTCGTTCCCCCACTATTATGGTAGGGCTCTTTTAGTTTCTAATGGAGCAATTCATTGGGTCAGTAGAACTGGGATCGGGGAGCCAGCTATCTCTGCTTTTGATTTGGCAGATGAGAAGTTCCGGCAATTGCCATTGCCTCGTGTTATGATCGAAAATGAAGATATGAATGCAAGACCGATAGGAACTCAGGTTCTCAAAGGAGGACACCTTTGTGTATGGTCAAATGGTGAATTTTGGGTGATGAAAGAGTATGCGGTCCCTGAATCTTGGGTTAAAATGTTTCAATTTAGTGTGCTTGATTTACCAGATGTGTTTGCTTCAACGTCTGGTTGGATTCCTGTTTTTGTTACACAAGGCGGTACAGTTGTGATCCTCCTTGACAAGGAGTTGGTCAGAATTGAATGTCATAGAGAACGGAAGCCTGTCTGTAGCGGTCGGTATAAGATTGAGGGTGCAATGCAGGGTTTGTTTCAATATGCTGCGACGGTATATGATGAAACTCTACTTTCGGTATAG